The following proteins come from a genomic window of Methylorubrum populi:
- the dps gene encoding DNA starvation/stationary phase protection protein Dps: MATSSTPRTHRTRNNTDSNAKKVSIEALNARLADGIDLALAIKQAHWNLKGPQFIGIHLMLDGFRAEISGFNDKVAERAVQLGGTALGTAQIVADKTKLPAYPTGIYAIADHVAALIDSYAAYANAVRENIDETDEAGDADTADLFTEVSRAVDKHLWFLEAHVQEPTGQMRDGDARN, from the coding sequence ATGGCGACGAGCAGCACCCCGCGTACTCATCGGACCCGCAACAATACCGATTCCAACGCCAAGAAGGTGTCCATCGAGGCTTTGAACGCCCGGCTGGCGGACGGCATCGACCTCGCGCTGGCGATCAAGCAGGCGCACTGGAATCTCAAAGGGCCGCAGTTCATCGGGATCCACCTGATGCTGGACGGCTTCCGTGCCGAGATCAGCGGCTTCAACGACAAGGTGGCCGAGCGGGCGGTGCAGCTCGGTGGCACGGCCCTGGGAACGGCGCAAATCGTGGCCGACAAGACCAAGTTGCCCGCCTACCCGACCGGCATCTACGCCATCGCCGACCACGTCGCCGCGCTGATCGACAGCTACGCCGCCTACGCCAACGCCGTGCGTGAGAACATCGACGAGACGGACGAGGCGGGTGACGCCGACACGGCGGACCTGTTCACGGAGGTGTCCCGCGCCGTCGACAAGCACCTCTGGTTCCTCGAAGCCCACGTGCAAGAGCCGACGGGTCAGATGCGCGACGGCGACGCTCGCAATTGA
- a CDS encoding SDR family NAD(P)-dependent oxidoreductase, producing the protein MDLGISGRIAVVTGAKSGMGRSTAEHLLREGVHVVLTDKEGPELQATAEELAALGPVRAIEADLSTAKGIEVLAAFANMAFDDKPTILVCAAGITGASGDFLDLTDDDWLEALQTDLMAGVRATRAFIPHMRKAGWGRVVLFSSEDAVQPYVEELPYAAAKAGVLNLAKGLSKAYGPDGVLVNAVGPAFIATPMTDAQMEKKAKEKGISFDEAVQVTLDEERPGIVAKRRGRAEEVAAAVTFLCSEHASFITGEFLRVDGGSVMTMGA; encoded by the coding sequence ATGGATCTTGGCATCAGCGGACGGATCGCGGTCGTGACGGGAGCCAAGTCTGGCATGGGCCGCTCGACCGCCGAACATCTCTTGCGCGAAGGCGTCCACGTCGTCCTGACCGACAAGGAAGGCCCTGAGTTGCAGGCCACCGCCGAGGAACTGGCGGCGCTGGGCCCGGTCCGTGCCATCGAAGCGGACCTGAGCACGGCCAAGGGGATCGAGGTGCTCGCCGCCTTCGCCAACATGGCCTTCGACGACAAGCCGACCATCCTCGTCTGCGCCGCTGGGATCACCGGGGCGTCGGGGGACTTCCTGGACCTCACCGACGACGACTGGCTTGAGGCGTTGCAGACCGACCTCATGGCCGGGGTGCGCGCGACCAGGGCCTTCATTCCGCACATGCGCAAGGCGGGCTGGGGCCGCGTTGTGCTGTTCTCGTCCGAGGACGCCGTGCAGCCCTACGTCGAGGAACTGCCCTACGCGGCGGCCAAGGCGGGCGTCCTGAACCTCGCGAAAGGATTGTCCAAGGCCTACGGGCCGGACGGCGTGCTTGTGAACGCGGTCGGGCCGGCCTTCATCGCAACGCCGATGACTGACGCGCAGATGGAGAAGAAGGCCAAGGAGAAAGGCATCTCGTTCGACGAAGCGGTCCAGGTCACTCTGGACGAGGAGCGCCCCGGCATCGTCGCCAAGCGGCGCGGCCGCGCGGAGGAAGTCGCCGCCGCGGTCACGTTCCTCTGCTCGGAACATGCCAGCTTTATCACGGGCGAGTTCCTCAGGGTCGACGGCGGTTCGGTCATGACCATGGGAGCTTAG
- a CDS encoding Crp/Fnr family transcriptional regulator yields the protein MAGLVRTLTRFTALTEAEQRAIQDLSVRPRVVAAGADLVRAGDAPAQCCLVVDGWLCRYRLLSGGRRQILGLYLPGDVPDLQNLHLPVREDGLAALTKATVILIPHDKLRALTAAFPNLATALWCSTLVDAGIQRAWLVGLGRRSAHERVGHLICELYLRLAAIGLAADHRCQFPLTQTCLADTLGVTSVHINRTFKAMRKQELLTLRRNVLTIHAWDALVYASGFDPGYLHLAR from the coding sequence ATGGCCGGGCTCGTGCGCACGCTCACGCGCTTTACCGCCCTCACCGAGGCCGAGCAGCGGGCCATCCAGGATCTGTCGGTGCGACCGCGTGTCGTCGCGGCCGGAGCCGATCTCGTACGGGCAGGCGATGCGCCTGCGCAGTGCTGCCTCGTCGTCGACGGCTGGCTCTGCCGCTACCGGCTGCTCAGTGGGGGCCGGCGGCAGATCCTCGGCCTCTACCTCCCGGGGGATGTCCCCGATCTGCAGAACCTACACCTGCCCGTCCGCGAGGACGGTCTTGCGGCTCTGACCAAGGCCACGGTTATCCTGATCCCGCACGACAAGCTGCGCGCGCTCACCGCCGCCTTCCCCAACCTCGCTACCGCACTCTGGTGCTCCACGCTGGTCGATGCCGGGATCCAGCGGGCCTGGCTGGTCGGCCTGGGCCGGCGCTCCGCCCACGAGCGGGTCGGCCACCTTATCTGCGAACTATACCTGAGGCTCGCGGCAATCGGCTTGGCGGCCGACCACCGCTGCCAATTTCCCCTGACGCAGACTTGCCTGGCCGACACGCTCGGCGTCACCAGCGTGCATATCAACCGCACCTTCAAGGCAATGCGTAAGCAGGAGCTTCTTACCCTGCGCCGCAACGTCCTCACCATCCATGCCTGGGATGCGCTCGTCTATGCCAGCGGCTTCGACCCAGGCTACCTCCACCTAGCACGGTAG
- a CDS encoding response regulator, which produces MTMTGTDGDEARPVVLVLQDEPILAGIMRDFVEEAGCVAVVVRTAQAAVRTLEERTDIRVVFADLDVRGSTTGLKLVAMIRDRWPPIELVLTGALAPDLDAIPARGVFCNKPFRESKVISAIRSFAA; this is translated from the coding sequence ATGACGATGACCGGGACGGACGGCGACGAAGCGCGGCCGGTCGTGCTCGTGCTCCAAGATGAGCCGATCCTGGCCGGCATCATGAGGGACTTCGTCGAGGAGGCGGGATGCGTCGCAGTCGTGGTGCGCACTGCTCAGGCGGCGGTGCGCACTCTGGAGGAGCGCACGGACATCCGAGTGGTGTTCGCCGACCTCGACGTACGCGGCTCAACCACCGGGCTGAAGCTGGTGGCGATGATCCGGGACCGCTGGCCTCCCATCGAGCTGGTCCTGACGGGGGCTCTGGCGCCGGACCTCGACGCTATTCCGGCGCGAGGCGTATTTTGCAACAAGCCCTTCCGCGAGAGCAAGGTAATCTCGGCAATCCGTAGTTTTGCCGCATGA
- a CDS encoding PAS domain S-box protein: protein MNSDVHRLSREELEAEVLRLRERLAEQPEPGLDPSDQRRRSAAANADVLFSAVDRTSLPIILTDPNQDDDPIVYTNRAFLDLTGYDLDQVVGRNCRFLQGPNTEPGCVDEIRAALRDDRDLTVEITNHRRDGTTFVNALFVGPVFDGEGRLRYRFGSQIDVTEAHRNRQRLADSEKRHRAIFDSASEMAIIVTDTEGKVTDWNVGAERILGWSADEMGGQTVERIFTPEDQASDRAREEMAIVLRDGHARDVRWHLRKDGDRFYAVGDMTSLRGVDGTHQGFVKAMSDRTDERNIAAKQKADSEFMQGVLASSADCIKVLDLDGGLTFMSEGGMKVMEVGDFNQIKGCPWPSFWRGRGHVDALEALATAKRGGVGHFQGPADTLLGKPRWWDVQVTPIFGADGRPERILSVSRDITQQKLFEGRLADSEAHWRSLFERLSEGFIVGEVVRDTTGRITDWRYVDVNSAWGRLVGIASDSVVGRTIREVFPGIEDAWVDEFADVVETGEPVTFVRQVGTLARWYEGRAFSLGGERFGVIFLEVTERVQADARRNGLLEFGDRLRAGIDANAIAMAGSTILGRVLGVGRVGYGTVGPDGESFVVEEDWTAAGFPTLAGHYRMDDYGLYAEDLRQGRTVVIADVRDDPRTAASATTLEAVSARTLVNVPIVEKGRTVAVLYVNDGQPRSWTESEVSFIRQIAELTRQAVERRRAEERQDLLNHELSHRLKNTMAMVVSIAHQTLRSVPEREPVEAFHKRIQALASAHDLLLRKDWTSADLRTVCREVLGNAAEARRFTLDGPNVALGPSAALSASLLLHELATNAAKYGSLSGEEGEVEVQWWIDTATGEPGLVLRWREHGGPPVVAPTRRGFGSRLIRTGLVGTGEVDVTYDTDGVIAVMRAPLIEVQRS from the coding sequence ATGAATAGCGATGTGCACCGCCTCTCGCGCGAGGAGCTTGAGGCAGAAGTCCTGCGCCTGCGGGAGAGGCTTGCCGAGCAGCCTGAACCCGGTCTGGATCCATCCGATCAACGACGCCGCTCGGCAGCGGCCAACGCCGACGTGCTGTTCTCCGCCGTCGACAGGACCAGCCTGCCGATCATCCTCACGGATCCCAATCAGGACGATGACCCGATCGTCTACACCAACCGCGCCTTCCTCGACCTCACGGGCTACGACCTGGACCAGGTCGTCGGGCGCAACTGTCGCTTCCTCCAGGGGCCGAATACCGAACCGGGCTGCGTCGACGAAATCCGCGCAGCGCTACGCGACGACCGCGACCTCACCGTCGAGATCACCAACCATCGCCGCGACGGCACGACGTTCGTGAATGCCCTGTTCGTCGGACCCGTTTTCGACGGGGAGGGACGGCTGCGCTACCGCTTTGGCAGCCAGATCGATGTCACGGAGGCGCACCGCAACCGGCAACGCTTGGCCGACAGCGAGAAGCGCCACCGCGCGATCTTCGACAGCGCCAGCGAAATGGCGATCATCGTTACCGACACCGAGGGCAAGGTGACCGACTGGAACGTCGGGGCCGAACGCATCCTGGGCTGGTCGGCCGATGAGATGGGCGGGCAGACCGTCGAGCGGATCTTCACGCCCGAAGACCAGGCCTCCGATCGCGCGCGGGAGGAGATGGCCATTGTCCTCCGCGACGGGCATGCCAGGGACGTGCGCTGGCATTTGCGCAAGGACGGCGACCGTTTCTACGCGGTCGGCGACATGACCTCGCTGCGCGGGGTGGACGGGACGCACCAGGGTTTCGTCAAGGCGATGAGCGACCGCACGGATGAGCGCAACATTGCCGCCAAGCAGAAGGCCGACTCCGAGTTCATGCAGGGCGTCCTGGCGTCCTCGGCCGACTGCATCAAGGTGCTCGACCTCGACGGAGGCCTGACCTTCATGAGCGAGGGCGGCATGAAGGTGATGGAGGTCGGCGACTTCAATCAGATCAAGGGCTGCCCGTGGCCGAGCTTCTGGCGGGGCCGGGGACACGTCGATGCCTTGGAGGCCCTGGCCACGGCCAAGCGTGGCGGCGTCGGCCATTTCCAAGGTCCGGCCGATACCTTGCTCGGCAAGCCCCGGTGGTGGGACGTGCAGGTCACGCCGATCTTTGGTGCTGACGGGCGGCCGGAGAGGATCCTTTCCGTCTCGCGTGACATCACCCAGCAGAAGTTGTTTGAGGGGCGCCTCGCGGACAGCGAGGCCCACTGGCGCAGCCTGTTCGAGCGCCTGAGCGAGGGCTTCATCGTCGGCGAGGTTGTGCGCGACACAACCGGACGCATCACGGACTGGCGCTACGTCGACGTCAACTCGGCCTGGGGCCGGCTCGTCGGCATCGCCTCAGACAGCGTTGTCGGCCGCACGATCCGCGAGGTATTCCCTGGCATCGAGGACGCCTGGGTCGACGAGTTTGCCGACGTGGTCGAGACCGGCGAACCGGTAACGTTCGTCCGTCAGGTCGGGACCCTCGCGCGGTGGTACGAGGGCCGTGCCTTCTCGCTCGGTGGCGAACGCTTCGGCGTCATCTTCCTGGAGGTGACGGAGCGGGTGCAGGCCGATGCCCGCCGCAACGGCCTCCTGGAGTTCGGGGACCGGTTGCGAGCCGGCATTGACGCCAACGCGATAGCGATGGCGGGCTCGACGATCCTCGGGCGCGTCTTGGGCGTCGGTCGGGTTGGCTACGGCACGGTCGGCCCGGACGGTGAGAGCTTCGTGGTCGAGGAGGACTGGACCGCGGCGGGTTTCCCGACGCTGGCCGGCCACTATCGCATGGACGATTACGGCCTCTACGCTGAAGACCTCCGGCAGGGGCGGACGGTCGTCATTGCGGACGTGCGCGACGACCCGCGCACCGCCGCCTCCGCCACGACACTAGAGGCGGTCTCCGCGCGCACCCTGGTGAACGTGCCCATAGTCGAGAAGGGCCGGACGGTGGCGGTGCTTTACGTGAATGACGGGCAGCCGCGGTCTTGGACCGAATCGGAGGTCTCGTTCATTCGGCAGATCGCTGAGCTGACCCGCCAAGCCGTCGAGCGTCGGCGTGCCGAGGAGCGGCAGGACCTGCTGAACCACGAACTCTCCCACCGCCTTAAGAACACGATGGCGATGGTCGTGAGCATCGCGCACCAGACGCTGCGGTCTGTTCCGGAGCGCGAGCCGGTCGAGGCGTTCCATAAGCGCATCCAGGCGTTGGCCTCGGCCCACGACCTTTTGCTGCGCAAGGACTGGACGTCTGCCGACCTGCGGACCGTATGCCGAGAGGTTCTGGGCAACGCGGCCGAGGCGCGGCGCTTCACGCTGGACGGCCCCAACGTGGCGCTCGGACCAAGTGCTGCGCTGTCAGCGTCGTTGCTCCTCCATGAACTAGCGACCAACGCGGCCAAGTACGGCAGCCTGTCCGGCGAAGAGGGCGAGGTCGAGGTGCAATGGTGGATCGATACCGCGACTGGGGAGCCCGGGCTGGTGCTGCGGTGGCGCGAGCACGGAGGTCCTCCCGTGGTAGCGCCGACCCGGCGAGGCTTCGGTTCGCGCCTAATCCGCACGGGTCTCGTCGGAACGGGCGAGGTCGACGTTACATACGACACGGACGGGGTGATCGCGGTGATGCGTGCACCGCTGATCGAGGTGCAACGCTCATGA
- a CDS encoding IS1182 family transposase → MKRFIAGEDRQQITLLPDCLDDYITADNPVRLVEVFVDELDLGRLGFAGAVPEATGRPAYHPATLLKIYLYGYLNRVPSSRRLERESQRNVELIWLTGRLMPDFKTLADFRKDNGPAIQAACAQFVVLCRRLNLFSKAVVAIDGSKFKAVNNRDKNFTAAKVEARLAQVETSIGRYLAALDRADREPSDIAEARTTRLKEKIAGLRAQMQVLQARGQQVEAAPDGQVSLTDPDARSMATSGKGTGMVGYNVQAAVDAEHHLIVAHAVTNVGSDRAQLAPMGLLAQEATGCATLTVLADRGYLSGEQVLACEGTGVLPCVPKTLTSGHAKRGLFTGQDFVYDASHDRYTCPAGQHLTKGVTRSDRRADGDEIDHYRNLTACLDCALKPRCTPAETRRVKRWVHEGVLDAMQERLDRMPDAMKIRRQTVEHPFGTLKAWMGATHFLTRTLAKVRTEMSLQVLAYNMKRMIQIFGVRPLLAAIRT, encoded by the coding sequence ATGAAGCGCTTCATTGCAGGCGAGGATCGTCAGCAGATCACACTCCTTCCCGACTGTCTGGACGACTACATCACCGCCGACAACCCGGTTCGCCTCGTCGAAGTGTTCGTCGATGAGCTCGATCTGGGCCGGCTCGGCTTCGCGGGCGCGGTACCGGAGGCCACGGGTCGTCCGGCCTACCATCCAGCGACGCTGCTCAAGATCTACCTCTACGGCTATCTCAACCGCGTCCCGTCGAGCCGGCGTCTCGAACGCGAGAGCCAACGCAACGTCGAACTGATCTGGCTCACCGGCCGGCTGATGCCCGACTTCAAGACGCTGGCCGACTTCCGCAAGGACAACGGCCCTGCCATCCAGGCCGCCTGCGCGCAGTTCGTGGTGTTGTGCCGCCGGCTGAACCTGTTCAGCAAGGCCGTCGTCGCCATCGACGGCAGCAAGTTCAAGGCGGTCAACAACCGCGACAAGAACTTCACCGCCGCGAAGGTCGAGGCGCGCTTGGCGCAGGTCGAGACGAGCATCGGCCGTTATCTTGCTGCGCTGGATCGGGCCGACCGCGAGCCGAGCGACATCGCCGAGGCGCGCACGACACGGCTCAAGGAGAAGATTGCGGGCCTGCGCGCGCAGATGCAGGTCCTCCAGGCGAGAGGGCAGCAGGTCGAGGCTGCACCCGACGGCCAAGTCTCGCTGACCGACCCCGACGCGCGCTCCATGGCGACCAGCGGCAAGGGTACGGGCATGGTCGGCTACAACGTCCAGGCCGCGGTGGATGCCGAGCACCATCTGATCGTGGCCCACGCCGTGACCAACGTCGGCAGCGACCGGGCGCAACTCGCGCCGATGGGGCTCCTGGCTCAGGAGGCGACGGGGTGTGCCACGCTCACGGTGCTGGCCGACCGGGGCTACCTCAGCGGGGAACAGGTTCTGGCCTGCGAGGGCACCGGCGTGCTGCCATGCGTGCCCAAGACCCTGACCTCGGGCCACGCCAAGCGCGGCCTCTTCACGGGACAGGACTTCGTCTACGACGCCAGCCATGACCGTTACACCTGTCCCGCCGGCCAGCACCTGACCAAGGGCGTTACCCGGTCCGATCGTCGGGCCGATGGCGACGAGATAGATCACTACCGCAACCTGACGGCCTGTCTCGATTGCGCTCTCAAGCCCCGCTGCACGCCAGCGGAGACGCGGCGTGTCAAACGCTGGGTGCACGAGGGCGTGCTTGATGCGATGCAGGAGCGGCTCGACCGGATGCCGGACGCGATGAAGATCCGTCGCCAGACCGTGGAGCACCCGTTCGGTACGCTGAAGGCCTGGATGGGCGCCACTCACTTCCTGACCCGGACCTTGGCGAAGGTCAGGACCGAGATGAGCCTGCAAGTTCTGGCCTACAACATGAAGCGGATGATCCAGATCTTCGGGGTCCGCCCGCTGCTGGCGGCCATCCGAACCTGA
- a CDS encoding RNA polymerase sigma factor: MRSIGEHLVEAWPRLFRYALTLTREPDAARDLMQQSALKALSTGTTPSEPRAARAYLFRIVRHAWIDRLRRNRTRREDDLVDWPDEGFDDRLIEAIAVRQAFATLDAPCRKVVTCVDVEGLSYRETAKRLGIPVGTVMSRLHRARRIMLHRIAEPSDGSEGP, translated from the coding sequence ATGCGGTCCATCGGTGAGCACCTCGTCGAAGCGTGGCCGCGCCTGTTCCGCTACGCGCTGACGCTGACGCGGGAGCCCGACGCCGCGCGCGACCTGATGCAGCAGAGCGCCCTCAAGGCGCTCTCGACGGGGACGACGCCGAGCGAACCGCGGGCGGCCCGCGCCTACCTGTTCCGGATCGTGCGCCACGCCTGGATCGATCGGCTCCGCCGGAACCGGACCCGCCGCGAGGACGATCTCGTGGATTGGCCCGACGAAGGGTTCGACGACCGCCTGATTGAGGCCATCGCCGTGCGCCAGGCTTTCGCCACCCTCGATGCACCCTGCCGAAAGGTCGTGACCTGCGTGGACGTCGAAGGCCTGAGCTACCGGGAGACCGCCAAACGGCTCGGCATTCCCGTCGGCACGGTCATGAGCCGTCTGCACAGGGCGAGGCGGATCATGCTGCACCGGATCGCCGAGCCGTCCGATGGGAGCGAGGGGCCGTGA
- a CDS encoding anti-sigma factor family protein: MRWETLNAYVDGELDAKDRRAVAETLARDPVLAARVATLTRLKQGVKREVKAAVVPPPRAPMARASLGWACAAALVVLVGTGWLAPSSRPPADAARAAFMAWSAAGAPANAMQPAGGLNGFPLDLGAAGFRLVYLSEGDGSAGRLAGYEGRHGCRLAVWSRPSRGQAGLEIAQGDRDLRVARWDSKGRRYVLLSETVPAERFALLAEAAVLLTEPTKTDRLRLALDRATGLSERPCTG; encoded by the coding sequence ATGCGCTGGGAGACCCTCAATGCCTACGTCGATGGGGAACTTGATGCGAAGGACCGGCGCGCGGTCGCGGAGACGCTGGCCCGCGATCCGGTCCTGGCCGCGCGGGTCGCGACCCTGACCCGGCTGAAGCAGGGGGTGAAACGGGAGGTGAAGGCTGCGGTCGTGCCGCCCCCGCGCGCGCCGATGGCCCGCGCCTCCCTCGGATGGGCGTGCGCCGCGGCCCTGGTCGTCCTCGTCGGCACCGGCTGGCTGGCCCCGTCGTCTCGCCCGCCGGCCGACGCCGCGCGCGCGGCCTTCATGGCCTGGAGTGCGGCGGGCGCACCCGCGAACGCCATGCAGCCCGCGGGCGGCCTGAACGGCTTCCCCCTCGATCTCGGGGCGGCGGGCTTCCGCTTGGTCTACCTGTCCGAGGGTGACGGTTCGGCTGGCCGGCTTGCCGGTTACGAGGGGCGTCACGGCTGCCGGCTCGCCGTCTGGAGCAGGCCGTCGCGCGGGCAGGCCGGACTCGAGATCGCGCAAGGGGACCGCGACCTGCGTGTGGCGCGCTGGGACAGCAAGGGGCGCCGCTACGTCCTCCTGTCCGAGACGGTGCCGGCCGAGCGCTTCGCCCTGCTGGCCGAGGCGGCCGTGCTCCTCACCGAACCGACCAAGACGGACCGCCTGCGGCTCGCCCTGGACCGGGCCACCGGCCTCTCTGAACGCCCCTGCACCGGCTGA
- a CDS encoding molybdopterin-dependent oxidoreductase: protein MLDRRDLIRRAGLTALAGLGGGSFASLRALAGDTTTLPFGNGERPLVAYPGKRPLLQMTARPPQLETPFSVFDEGAITPNDAFFVRYHLADIPTEIDPETYRVAIKGHVEKEVSLSLADLKAMPTTEIVAVNQCSGNSRGFFEPRMAGGQLANGAMGCARWTGVPLKAVLDKAGVKAGAVEVAFTGLDGPVIPETPDFAKSLKLDHARDGQVMLAWGMNGQDLPWLNGYPLRLVVPGFYGTYWVKHLESISVLDKSFDGFWMQKAYRIPDNDCACTQPGKAADKTVPINRFTVRSFLTNLTDGADVKAGRTPLRGIAFDGGSGIKSVAVSTDNGKTWAEARLGQDLGPYAFRPWTLDAELSQGAHAIRVRATANDGASQPMEPRWNPAGYLRNVVETTRVRAA, encoded by the coding sequence ATGCTCGACAGACGCGATCTCATCAGGCGGGCGGGTCTCACCGCCCTGGCGGGCCTCGGCGGCGGCAGCTTCGCGTCGTTGCGGGCACTCGCGGGCGACACCACCACGCTGCCCTTCGGCAACGGCGAGCGGCCCCTGGTGGCCTATCCGGGCAAGCGCCCGCTGCTCCAGATGACCGCGCGCCCGCCGCAACTGGAGACCCCGTTCTCGGTGTTCGACGAGGGCGCCATCACGCCCAACGACGCGTTCTTCGTGCGCTACCACCTCGCCGACATCCCGACCGAGATCGACCCCGAGACCTACCGGGTCGCGATCAAGGGCCATGTCGAGAAGGAGGTCTCGCTCTCGCTCGCCGACCTGAAGGCGATGCCGACGACCGAGATCGTCGCGGTCAATCAGTGCTCGGGCAACTCTCGCGGCTTCTTCGAACCGCGCATGGCCGGCGGGCAGCTCGCCAACGGGGCGATGGGCTGCGCCCGATGGACCGGCGTGCCGCTGAAGGCGGTGCTCGACAAGGCCGGGGTGAAGGCGGGCGCCGTCGAGGTCGCCTTCACCGGCCTTGACGGCCCGGTGATCCCGGAGACGCCGGACTTCGCCAAGTCGCTCAAGCTCGACCACGCCCGCGACGGGCAGGTGATGCTCGCCTGGGGCATGAACGGGCAGGATCTGCCCTGGCTCAACGGCTATCCCCTGCGCCTCGTCGTGCCAGGATTCTACGGCACCTACTGGGTCAAGCACCTGGAGAGCATCAGCGTGCTCGACAAATCCTTCGACGGCTTCTGGATGCAGAAGGCCTATCGCATCCCCGACAACGACTGCGCCTGCACGCAACCCGGCAAGGCGGCGGACAAGACCGTGCCGATCAACCGCTTCACCGTGCGCTCCTTTCTCACCAACCTGACCGACGGGGCGGACGTGAAGGCCGGGCGCACGCCCTTGCGCGGCATCGCCTTCGATGGTGGCTCGGGAATCAAGTCGGTGGCGGTCTCGACCGACAACGGCAAGACCTGGGCGGAAGCGCGGCTCGGGCAGGATCTCGGCCCCTACGCCTTCCGGCCCTGGACCCTCGACGCGGAGCTGTCGCAGGGGGCGCACGCGATCCGGGTGCGGGCAACCGCCAACGACGGGGCGAGCCAGCCGATGGAGCCGCGCTGGAACCCGGCCGGGTACCTGCGCAACGTGGTCGAGACCACCCGCGTGCGCGCGGCCTGA
- a CDS encoding cytochrome c, with product MTRTTLALTAALAFATGAALAAPKSYAVPEPTAELRAPKAGTHAEGFEAAQANCLVCHSVDYIAMQPPGKGAAFWESEVTKMVKVYHAPIDAAQAKAIAAYLADTY from the coding sequence ATGACCCGCACCACCCTCGCCCTGACGGCGGCGCTTGCCTTCGCCACCGGCGCGGCCCTCGCCGCCCCGAAATCCTACGCGGTGCCGGAGCCGACCGCGGAGCTGCGGGCGCCGAAGGCCGGCACGCACGCGGAGGGCTTCGAGGCGGCCCAGGCGAACTGCCTCGTCTGCCATTCGGTGGACTACATCGCGATGCAGCCGCCCGGCAAAGGCGCGGCCTTCTGGGAGTCCGAGGTGACCAAGATGGTCAAGGTCTACCACGCGCCGATCGACGCGGCGCAGGCCAAGGCCATCGCCGCCTACCTCGCCGACACCTACTGA